Below is a genomic region from Streptomyces sp. NBC_00461.
CGGTCTCCAACGTCTTCGTCGTCGGCCTCGCCATGGACGGCACCCTGGCCCTGGTGCCGGAGGTGCACTCCCTGGCCGTCCGCATCCCGCTCCTGCTGGCCGGAATCCTGCTCAACGGCGTGGCGACCGGCCTCTACATCTCCGCCCGCTTCGGACCCGGCCCGCGGGACGGGCTGATGACCGGCCTGCACCGGCACACCGGCCGCTCGATCCGGCTGATGCGTACGGCGATCGAGGTGGCGGTCGTCGCGACCGGCTTCGCGCTCGGCGGCACCGTCGGCATCGGCACCGTCCTGTACGCGGTGTCGATCGGCCCGCTCGCCCAGTTCTTCCTGCGGATGTTCGACGTCCCACCGGCATCCGACGGCAGCACGGTCGTTGCCGAAGGGCAACCGCAGGGAGCGATACTGCGTCCGTGACCACGCGGATACGCCACCCCTATCTGGACCATCCCGGCCCGATCGCCTTCGCCCACCGGGGCGGGGCCGCGGACGGTCTGGAGAACACCGTGCTGCAGTTCCGGCGGGCGGTGGCGACGGGCTACCGCTACATCGAGACCGACGTCCACACGACGGCGGACGGCAAACTGGTCGCCTTCCACGACGCGACCCTGGACCGGGTGACGGACGGGGCGGGGCGGATAGGCGATCTGCCGTGGCGGGACGTCAGCCACGCGCGAGTGGCGGGCAAGGAGCCGGTGCCGCTGTTCGAAGAGCTGCTGGAGACCTTTCCCGAGGTGCGCTGGAACGTGGACCTCAAGGCGGAGGCCTCGCTGCACCCCTTCCTGGACCTGATCGAGCGCACGCACGCGTGGGACAGGATCTGTGTCGGCTCGTTCTCCGAGGCCCGCGTGCTGCGCGCCCAGCGGCTGGCCGGGCCGCGCCTGGCCACGTCGTACGGCACCCGGGGCGTCCTCAACCTGCGGCTGCGCTCCTGGGGCGTCCCGGCGGCGCTGCGCGCATCCGCGGTCGCGGCGCAGGTGCCCGAGTCCCAGTCCGGTATCCAGGTCGTCGACCGGCGCTTCGTCCGCGCCGCCCACGCGCGCGGGCTGCAGGTGCACGTGTGGACCATCAACGAGCCCGATCGCATGCACCGGCTCCTGGACCTGGGAGTGGATGGCATCATGACCGATCACATCGACACGTTGCGCAAGGTCATGGAAGAACGCGGCGTCTGGGTCTGAGCGCCCGGCGGCCCCCGCCCCCCGATCCTTGGCACGGCACTTCAGCGGGGAAGCGAGGGCACGGGTGAGCGCCGACACCGTGCGGACGGAAGTCATCGACCGGCAGCGCGAACAACGCGGCTGGTACTTCTACGACTGGGCCTGCTCGGTCTACTCGACGAGCGTGCTCACCGTGTTCCTGGGTCCCTATCTGACGTCGGTGGCCAAGTCGGCGTCGGACGCGGACGGGTTCGTGCACCCACTGGGGATCCCGGTGCGGGCCGGTTCGTTCTTCGCGTACTGCGTCTCCGCGTCCGTGATCGTTTCGATCTTCGTGATGCCGCTGGTGGGCGCGGCCGCGGACCGCACCGGGCGGAAGAAGCCGATGCTCGCCGCCTGCGCCTATGTCGGGGCGGCGGCCACGACCGGCCTGTTCTTCCTGTCCGGGGACCGCTACCTGCTGGGCGGCCTTCTGCTGATCGTCGCCAACTCGGCGGTGGCGGTCTCGATGGTCGTCTACAACTCCTACCTCCCCCAGATCGCACCGCCCGAGGACCGTGACCGGGTCTCGTCCAGGGGCTGGGCCTTCGGCTATGCGGCCGGCTCCTCGATGCTGATCGTGAACCTGGTCCTGTTCACGGCACACGACTCCTTCGGGGTCTCCGAGTCGACGGCCGTCCGCATCTGTCTGGCCTCCGCGGGGCTGTGGTGGGGCGCCTTCACCCTCGTACCGCTGAAGCGGCTGCGCGACCGCCGCACTACGTCCACGGCGCCCGCGGTCCACGGATGGCGGCAGCTGGCGGCCACCCTCCGGGGCATGCGGGGCAAGCCGCTCACGCTGGCCTTCCTCCTCGCCTACCTCATCTACAACGACGGCATCCAGACGGTGATCTCGCAGGCGTCGGTGTACGGCTCCGAGGAACTGGGCCTGAGCCAGTCCACGCTCATCACGGCCGTCCTGATGGTCCAGGTGCTGGCGGTGGCGGGCGCACTGGGGATGGGGCGGCTCGCCCGGACGTACGGAGCCAAGCGGACGATCCTCGGCTCACTGGTGGCCTGGACGCTGACTCTGGCCGCCGGATACTTCCTGCCGGCCGGGGCACCGGTGTGGTTCTTCGTCCTGGCTTCCGGCATCGGTCTCGTCCTGGGCGGCAGCCAGGCCCTGTCCCGGTCCCTCTTCTCCCATCTCGTCCCGCCCGGCCAAGAGGCCGAGTACTTCTCGGCGTACGAGATGAGCGACCGGGGTATGAGCTGGCTCGGCCCGCTACTGTTCGGGATCACCTACCAGCTGACGGGAAGTTATCGCGACGCGATCATCTCGCTCGTGGCCTTCTTCGTCATCGGGTTCGCCCTGCTCGCAAGGGTTCCGGTGCGGCAGGCGATCTTGGAGGCGGGCAATCCGATTCCTGAGAGGATTTAGCATCCGCGGCGAAAGGGCTGTAGTGTACGCGTTTGGCCTGCCAGGCGTACCGTTACTGCGCGTCAAAGATGACGAAACGCTGGGTGACATCTGCTAACAGATGTGACAAACCGGGCGGCGGTGGGTACAACAAGGGGCGGCTACGACGGCGACGCACGACCCGGAACGGGACACGGAACGGGAATCTTTACCGCCGACCGGACGTTGACCGGATGACGACGACAGCGACACCTGTCCTGTGGGCGACAAGCCCGGGAGGCACGATTCATGAGTGAGCGAGCTCTTCGCGGCACGCGCCTCGTGGTGACCAGCTACGAGACGGACCGCGGTATCGACCTGGCCCCGCGCCAGGCCGTGGAGTACGCATGCGAGAAGGGCCATCGCTTCGAGATGCCCTTCTCGGTCGAGGCGGAGATCCCGCCGGAGTGGGAGTGCAAGGTCTGCGGGGCCCAGGCACTCCTCGTTGACGGCGACGGCCCTGAGGAAAAGAAGGCCAAGCCCGCGCGTACACATTGGGACATGCTGATGGAGCGGCGCACCCGCGAGGAACTCGAAGAGGTCCTCGAGGAGCGCCTGGCCGTTCTCCGTTCGGGCGCGATGAACATCGCGGTCCACCCGAGGGACAGCCGCAAGTCGGCTTAGTTCCATCGGGGTCGAACGGACATACAACGCACACAAGCAAGTTGACTGCGGGCGCCTACGTGAATTCACGTAGGCGCCCGCAGTCGTGTGTTCGGTGCGTCGTGTGCCCGGTGCGTCTGAGCCCTGTACGTCGTGCGTCCGGCACGTCGTGCGTCCGGCACGTCGTGCATCCGGCACGTCGTGCATCCGGTGCTCGACCGTGCTCCACAGCCGATCGCCCTACGGTTTGCTCACCGGGTCAGCGGCGGCCGCGGCTCCTGCGGGGTGTCGTCGCCCGGCTCGTGCTGGATGACCTCGCCCTGGACGACCTTGCCGTCGGGGCGGTGGATACGGGCCTGCTGGAAGGCGTCACCGAAGCTGCCCGCACCGGCCTCACGCAGCTTGCGGTCGAGGGTGCGCTCGGTGAGGCGGCTCAGCGCCTTCTGAACCGGCGGGATCAGCAGGAGCAGGCCCACCGCGTCCGAGATCAGGCCCGGGATCATCAGGAGCAGGCCGCCGAGCATCAGCAGGCCGTTGCCCCCGCTCTGCTGCGGGGTGCCGCCGCGCTGCAACGCCTCGTTGAGGTTCTGGAAGGCGCGTCGGCCCGCCTTCTTGATCACCGCCGCGCCGAGCACGAAGCCCGCGAGCAGCAGCAGGAACACGACGAACCCGCTCGCCGCACCCGCGACCACGGTCAGCAGCCAGATCTCCAGCACCAGCCAGGCCGCGACGCCGAGCGGCAGGAACGTCCGCAGCCGGGAGCGGCGGGGCCGGGCGGGGTAGGTGGGGGTCGGTGCACCAGTCGTCATGCGTCCAGTGTGCCTGGGCCCGGCTCAGCGCGGGATAAGTGAATGATCAACGAGGCCTGTGAACCCCGTACGCGAGGCCTGTGCGGGCGGACGAGACGGCCGTCAGGACTTCTTGCCGCGGCCCGTGACCTTGCCGAGCCGCTCCCCCACGCCCCACGCCGTGACCCGCCACAGGGCCTCCACGAGGATGTCGCGGCTCATCTTGGAGTCGCCGAGTTCGCGCTCGACGAAGGTGATGGGCACCTCGACGACGTGATAGCCGGCCTTGACCGCGCGGCGGGCGAGGTCGACCTGGAAGCAGTAGCCCTGGGAGGCGACCTCGTCCAGGCCGAGACCTTCGAGGGTCTCGGCGCGGAAGGCGCGGTAGCCGCCGGTGATGTCCTTCAGGGGCAGGTCGAGGGCGAGGCGGGAGTAGAGGCTGCCGCCGCGGGAGATGACCTCGCGGCTCCTGGGCCAGTTCACGACCCGGCCGCCGGGTACCCAGCGGGAGCCCAGGACCAGGTCGGCGCCCTTGAGCGCGGTGAGCAGCCGGGGCAGTTCCTCGGGCTGGTGGGAGCCGTCGGCGTCCATCTCGACGAGCACGCCGTAGCCCTTTTCCAGGCCCCAGCGGAAGCCCGCGAGGTAGGCGGCGCCGAGGCCCTCCTTGCCCTTGCGGTGCAGGACCTGGACGTGGTCGTCCTCGACGGCGAGTTCGTCGGCGAGCTTGCCGGTGCCGTCGGGGCTGTTGTCGTCGGCCACGAGGACGTGCGCCTCGGGGACGGCCTTGCGTACCCGGCCGACGATGGACTTGATGTTCTCCGCCTCGTTGTAGGTCGGAATGATCACCAAGGCCGTGCCGAGCGGGCCGAACTGCCTCGCCTGGGCCTTTGCCCCGAGAGTCCCGTCGCCGTCGTTCACTACTGCCCCTTCATGTCCGTCCGCAGACGTCCACCATAGTGGCCACGGCCTGCGATGACGCGACAGCACGTTCGTATCGTGGTGTCGATTCCACAAGAGCGGGGTAAGAGCGCGCTTTCGGGCACTTTGGCGAACTACGGATGGGGGCCCGGCGCCCTTCGGGCCGACCTGGGACCCGCTGGCTGCGGATCGACCGAAAGCCGTTGTCTACTGAGCGCCCGGGCCCCACCCGGGTCACACCTCCCCGACCGGCCGGAACGTTCCCTCGTCGCGGCGCGGGCGCTGAGCCTGGCTCCCAGTGGCGGTGCCCCGGTGCGGCACACCGTCCTGACGCAGCGGCGCCGCGACGAGTGCGCGGAAGTTCCCCGGTCGGGCGTCCGGTGGTGGACTCGGCCGAACCTACCGGCCCCCTGCCATCGGCTGTCAACAGCCGTTTGACCTGCGGTTCTTTCGACAATGCCCTGGTCAGGCCGGAGGATACGCAGGTCGCGCGGCGCGGTGGCGGGCGGTGATCGGCGCCGCGCCACCCCGGGAGATCACTCGCCCGGCCCTACGAACACCGTACGTCCGCCAACCACGGTGCGCAGGCATACGGGGAGGTCGCGGCCCGGGGTGAGGTCGGGCAGGCCGGGGGTGCCGGAGCGGGGGTCGGTGGACCAGCGGGCGACCCGGTCGTCCGGGGCCTGGACCACGAGTTCGTCGGTGCGCCACACCGCGTAGTCGGCGGGTGCGCCCGGCACCAGGACACCCGCGTCGTCCCGGCCGATCGCCCGCCAGCCGCCGCGCGTATGGGCGGTGAACGCGGCACGCACGGAGACACGGTGCTCGGGCGTGCGGTGGAAGGCGGCGGCGCGGACCGTGCCCCACGGGTCGAGGGGCGTGACCGGGCTGTCGGAACCGAAGGCGAGCGGGACGCCGGCCCTGAGCAGGGCCGCGAAGGGGTTCAGGGTGCGGGCCCGGTCGGCGCCCAGGCGCTGGGCGTACATACCGTCCTCGCCGCCCCACAGCGCGTCGAAGGCGGGCTGGACGGAGGCTGTCAGGCCCAGCTCCGCGAAGGCCGCGATCGTCTCCGGGGTGAGCATCTCGGCGTGTTCGACGCGGTGGCGGGCGGCGCGGACGCGGGCCGGGCCGACCTTCTCGGCGGCGGCGCGCACGCCCTCGACCACCGCGGTCACGGCGGCGTCACCGATCGCGTGGAAGCCCGCCTGGAGGCCCGCCTCGGTGCACGCCGTGACGTGCGCGGCGACGGCGTCGGCATCGAGGTAGGCGGTGCCGGAGTGCCCGGCGTCGCTGTACGGCGTGTGCAGGCACGCGGTGTGCGAGCCGAGCGCGCCGTCGACGAAGAGGTCCCCGGCGGCGCCGGCCGCGCCCAGCTCGCGCACCTTGTCCACGTCCT
It encodes:
- the yczE gene encoding membrane protein YczE, whose protein sequence is MSTQSRLGRRLIQLYTGLALYGASSALLVEAGLGLEPWNVLHQGLAELTGLTIGVVSIIVGAAVLLLWIPLRQRPGLGTVSNVFVVGLAMDGTLALVPEVHSLAVRIPLLLAGILLNGVATGLYISARFGPGPRDGLMTGLHRHTGRSIRLMRTAIEVAVVATGFALGGTVGIGTVLYAVSIGPLAQFFLRMFDVPPASDGSTVVAEGQPQGAILRP
- a CDS encoding glycerophosphodiester phosphodiesterase translates to MTTRIRHPYLDHPGPIAFAHRGGAADGLENTVLQFRRAVATGYRYIETDVHTTADGKLVAFHDATLDRVTDGAGRIGDLPWRDVSHARVAGKEPVPLFEELLETFPEVRWNVDLKAEASLHPFLDLIERTHAWDRICVGSFSEARVLRAQRLAGPRLATSYGTRGVLNLRLRSWGVPAALRASAVAAQVPESQSGIQVVDRRFVRAAHARGLQVHVWTINEPDRMHRLLDLGVDGIMTDHIDTLRKVMEERGVWV
- a CDS encoding MFS transporter, whose product is MSADTVRTEVIDRQREQRGWYFYDWACSVYSTSVLTVFLGPYLTSVAKSASDADGFVHPLGIPVRAGSFFAYCVSASVIVSIFVMPLVGAAADRTGRKKPMLAACAYVGAAATTGLFFLSGDRYLLGGLLLIVANSAVAVSMVVYNSYLPQIAPPEDRDRVSSRGWAFGYAAGSSMLIVNLVLFTAHDSFGVSESTAVRICLASAGLWWGAFTLVPLKRLRDRRTTSTAPAVHGWRQLAATLRGMRGKPLTLAFLLAYLIYNDGIQTVISQASVYGSEELGLSQSTLITAVLMVQVLAVAGALGMGRLARTYGAKRTILGSLVAWTLTLAAGYFLPAGAPVWFFVLASGIGLVLGGSQALSRSLFSHLVPPGQEAEYFSAYEMSDRGMSWLGPLLFGITYQLTGSYRDAIISLVAFFVIGFALLARVPVRQAILEAGNPIPERI
- a CDS encoding RNA polymerase-binding protein RbpA, producing MSERALRGTRLVVTSYETDRGIDLAPRQAVEYACEKGHRFEMPFSVEAEIPPEWECKVCGAQALLVDGDGPEEKKAKPARTHWDMLMERRTREELEEVLEERLAVLRSGAMNIAVHPRDSRKSA
- the fxsA gene encoding FxsA family membrane protein is translated as MTTGAPTPTYPARPRRSRLRTFLPLGVAAWLVLEIWLLTVVAGAASGFVVFLLLLAGFVLGAAVIKKAGRRAFQNLNEALQRGGTPQQSGGNGLLMLGGLLLMIPGLISDAVGLLLLIPPVQKALSRLTERTLDRKLREAGAGSFGDAFQQARIHRPDGKVVQGEVIQHEPGDDTPQEPRPPLTR
- a CDS encoding polyprenol monophosphomannose synthase, whose amino-acid sequence is MNDGDGTLGAKAQARQFGPLGTALVIIPTYNEAENIKSIVGRVRKAVPEAHVLVADDNSPDGTGKLADELAVEDDHVQVLHRKGKEGLGAAYLAGFRWGLEKGYGVLVEMDADGSHQPEELPRLLTALKGADLVLGSRWVPGGRVVNWPRSREVISRGGSLYSRLALDLPLKDITGGYRAFRAETLEGLGLDEVASQGYCFQVDLARRAVKAGYHVVEVPITFVERELGDSKMSRDILVEALWRVTAWGVGERLGKVTGRGKKS
- a CDS encoding amidohydrolase yields the protein MSERTPDPKTVLLRRGEVHSPADPFATAMVVERGQVAWVGSEGAADAFADGVDEVVDLDGALVTPAFTDAHVHTTSTGLALTGLDLSDAPSLDAALTLVRDFATARPQDKVLLGHGWDAARWPGGRPPTRAELDEAAAGRPLYLSRIDVHSAVVTTALLDMAPALGTGPGTPDAPLTAGAHHAVRAAAFAAVTPAQRAEAQRTALAHAASLGIGSVHECAGPDISSEDDFTDLLRLAAAGLGPRVIGYWAEQDVDKVRELGAAGAAGDLFVDGALGSHTACLHTPYSDAGHSGTAYLDADAVAAHVTACTEAGLQAGFHAIGDAAVTAVVEGVRAAAEKVGPARVRAARHRVEHAEMLTPETIAAFAELGLTASVQPAFDALWGGEDGMYAQRLGADRARTLNPFAALLRAGVPLAFGSDSPVTPLDPWGTVRAAAFHRTPEHRVSVRAAFTAHTRGGWRAIGRDDAGVLVPGAPADYAVWRTDELVVQAPDDRVARWSTDPRSGTPGLPDLTPGRDLPVCLRTVVGGRTVFVGPGE